DNA from Petropleomorpha daqingensis:
CCCACGGCGTCGAGTAGCCGTGCCCGGTGGCCGCCGAGACGGCGACGGTCAGCACGGTCAGCGCCGTCGCGTCGTTGAGCAGGCCCTCGCCCTCGATCAGCGTGAGCACGCGCGGCGGCAGGCCGACGCGGCGCCCGACGGAGAGGGCGGCCACCGGGTCGGGTGGGGCGACGGCGGCCCCGAGCGCGATGCCGGCGGCCAGCGTCGCGCCCGTCACCCACAGCTGGAAGCCCACCCCGATGAGCAGCGCGGTGGCGAGGACGAGCAGCACCGAGAGGCTGATGACCGTGCGCAGGTGCTGGCGGATCGCGAGCAGCGACGAGTCCAGGGCCGCGCTGTAGAGCAGCGGCGGGATGACCAGCGTCAGGATGATGTGCGGGTCGAGGACGACGTTCGGGCCGGGCAGCAGCGCGTAGGCGATCCCGGCGACCGTCATCAGGGCGGCCGCGGGCAGCCCCGTCTTCTCGGCCACCCAGCGCAGGACGACGACCACCGCCACCGCAGCGAGCACGAACAGCAGCGTCGACTCCACATCCACGTGTCCATCCTCCCTGGCGCTGCGTCAGGTCTCCCGGGCGGCGCCGAGAGCGCGCCGTGATGCGCACCGCAGTCGGTCGCGTTCCGGAATCTGGTCGGCTCGCGCACCCTTGCCTCGGACATGGATCTGTTCTCGCCCGTGACCATCGGCGACCTCGAGCTCGCCAACCGCGTCGTGATGGCGCCGCTGACCCGGATGCGGGCCGGCGCCTCCGGCGTCCCGAACGACCTGCTCGTCGAGCACTACCGGCAGCGCGCGGGCGTCGGGCTCGTCATCACCGAGGGGACCTACCCCAACCACGAGTCGCAGGCCTTCGTCGGCCAGCCCGGCATCGTCACCGACGAGCAGGTGGCCGGCTGGCGCCGCGTCGCCGACGCCGTGCACGCCCGCGGCGGCCGCATCGTGATGCAGGTGATGCAAGGCGGCCGGGTCACCCATCCCGACACCAACGGCGGACGACGCGTCGTCGCTCCTTCTGCGCTGGCGATCGACGGCCAGACGCACACGCCGAAGGGCAAGCAGCCCTACCCGGTGCCGCACGCGCTGTCCGTCGACGAGGCGCGGGCGACGCTGCAGGACGTCGTCGCCGCCTCGCGGCGCGCGGTCGAGGCCGGGCTGGACGGCGTGGAGATCCACGGCGCCAACGGCTACCTGCTGCACGAGTTCCTCTCGCCGGCGTCCAACCAGCGCGACGACCTCTACGGCGGTTCGCCGGAGAACCGGGCGCGCTTCGTGATCGAGGTCGTCACGGCGGTGGCCGCGGAGATCGGCGCCGGTCGCGTGGGCCTGCGGATCTCGCCCGAGCACAACATCCAGGACGCGCTGGAGACCGACCGGGACGACGTCCGCGCGACCTACGGGGCCCTGGTCGACGCGCTGCGGCCGCTGGACCTGGCGTACCTGTCGGTGCTGCACAGGGAGCCCGCCGGTGAGCTGGTGCAGGAACTGCGGCAGCGCTTCGGCGGCCCGCTGATCGCCAACAGCGGCTTCGGCACGGTCACCACGCGCGCCGAGGCGGTGGCGCTGATCGAGGCCGCGCACGCCGACGCCGTCGCCGTCGGCCGCGCCGTCATCGCCAACCCCGACCTGGTCGAGCGCTGGCAGGGCGAGCACCCGGAGAACGAGCCGAACGCGGCGCTCTTCTACGCCCCCGGCGCCGAGGGCTACACCGACTACCCGGCGCTGCGCGCCGGCTGATCCGAACTCCGCGCCCAACGCTCACAGTCGGTCCCGTGCAGGATGAGCCGTCCGCTGTCCCGGCCGGGAGTCAGGAGGCGCTGTGGTCGACCTGGTGCGGGCCACCGCCGTCGAGCGCGCCGTTGACCGTCCTGGCGACGACGTCGTCCCGTCGGCGGACGTGGTGATGGACCGCGCGTTCACCGTTCCGGCGCCACCGGCGGAGGTGTGGCCCTGGTTGGCGCAGCTGGGCAAGGGACGAGCCGGCTGGTACCTCCCGCGCAGCGTGGAGCGGCTCGTCCCGCCTCGTCGGCGGGCAAGCCGCTCCGTGGACCCGCGGTGGCAGGACCTGGCGGTCGGCGACGTGATCCCCGACTACGGCGGACCGCACGAGACGTTCGCGGTGACCGCGATCGAGCCGCCCCGGTCGCTGGTCTACCGCTCGCGGCGCGGACGCACGGACGTGTCCTGGTCGATCAGCCTCGCTGCCGAAGCCGGCGGGTGCACGCGCGTCCACCTGCGCCTACGGCTCGCGCCCGTCCGCCATCGATGGCTCGCCGAGATCGGCGGCGGCTTGCTCGACCTGCTGACGATCGCAGGTATGGCCGCCGGACTGCGGGAACGGCTCAGGGACGACGGCAGGTGACGCAACTGTGCGCGGAGTCGCCGTTCGGAGGGGATCGAAGGGCGACTCCGCGCACAACGATCACCGTCGTCCGGTCCAGACCTCCCGCTCGGCGCCGTCCGGGTCGTCGACGACGGTGAGCTGCTCGTCGATCAGCGCCGTCGTCCGTGCGCCCGTGTCGTACTGCGGCCAGCCGGGGTCGCCGTCCGCGACGAACCGGACCCACGCGGCATGGGCGGTGTCGGCCACGGCCTGGGGCGGAGACGTGCCGATCAGCGGGTGCGCCGTGACGTCGTCCAGCGTGTCGAAGACGAAGGGGACCTCGGTCGCGTGGCAGGCGCCGAGGCGACCCTCGAAGCTCGGCGACCAGTAGTCGAACCGGTACATCCACGTCGGGCCGGCGTGCGCCTCGGCGACGCGGATCGCGGGGATCCGGAAGAACCAGTCGGAGACGACGGCGGCCATCACGTCGCCGTGGCCGGCGTCGGCACGGTTGGCCCGGTAGGTCGCCACCGCCTCGTCGGACGCGCCGTACCCCGTGGCGGCGGCGGTCAGGACGGCCTCGTCGATGAAGTCGATGGCCCCGTTCGGGACGACGAACAGCCGCGCCTCGTCGTTGTTCGAGCCCACCAGCAGCGCCACGTCGGAGCTCGCACCCCCGGCGAGCGCGTCCAGCGGGTGCTCCGGGAGCGTGTCGCCGTCGACCACCGGGGCGAACGGCAGCAGGCTCAGCGCGAGGCTGCCCCACTTGGCGGGGTCGGGCGCCGTCTGCACCTCCTCGACCAGCGCCGACGCCGCTGCGACCACCTGGTCCACGGGCAGAGCCGTGATGGCCTCCCGGGTCGGTTCCACGCCCAGCGCCTCCGCGAAGAACCGGGAGACGGTGAGCGCGACGTCCGGTGCCAGCGTGTGCGCCGCCGCGCCGCTCTCCAGGACGGCCTGCCGGAACAGCCCCCGGGCGCCGGGCATCGCCAGCAGGGTCGTGATGCTCATGGAGCCGGCGGACTCCCCGGCGACCGTGACGCGGTCCGGATCGCCGCCGAACGCGGCGATGTTGCGCTGCACCCACTGCAGGGCGGCGATCTGGTCGAGCAGCCCGACGTTGGCGACGCCGTCCCCGAGGTAGAGGAAGCCCTCGGCGCCCAGCCGGTAGTTGATCGTCACGCAGACGACCCCGTCGCGGGCGAACGAGCTGCCCCGGTACGCGGCCACGGAACCGGAGCCGTTCATGAACGACCCGCCGTGGATCCAGACCAGGACGGGGAGCCCGGTGGCCTGCGGATCCGGCGTCCAGACGTTCAGGTTCAGCACGTCCTCGCCCGGGATCGTGATCTCGGGGAACAGCGGCGCGTACTGCGGCGGGTAGTCGCCCTTCGGGGCGGTCGGCCCGTACGCGGTGGCATCCCGCTCGCCGTCCCACGGCTCCGCCGGCTGCGGCGGTTGCATCCGGTTCGGCCCGAAGGGCGGGGCGGCGTAGGGGATCCCCAGGAACGCGGGCACGCCGTGGTCGATCGTGCCGACCAGCCGACCTCCCTCGACCTGCACGGTGGGACGTACCTGCGTCGCCTCGCTCATGGCTGCTCCGATGCCTCGCCGCTGGGCCCCGTGGTGCCCGAAGCGTGTCGAGGCTGATCGGAGGTGTCAATCAGTCCCCCGGGCGGCTACCGGGGGGAGGGCCGTCGTCGCTGCCTGTGAGGTCTGATCCGCAGGTCGCGGTCGTCCTGCGCCCCAGGTCGCACCGGGATGCACGACCCAGGTATGAGATCCCGGTTTTCCCTGGAGTGTCATCGGACCCTTCCGTCACACCGACCACATCGTTGCGGGGCGCCCCGGTTCTGCGAGATCTCCCACCGGCCGGGCGGACCGGGCGTCGGCAGTTCCACGAGCGCACGCCGCAATGGGAGGACGGATGGACCACACCAGCACACGGAGATCCCCGCGCACGTCGAGGGCGGCGCGAGGCCTGACGGTCACCGCGTCGGCCGTTCTGCTCCTCGCTGCCCTGCCGGCGGGGGTCGCCGCTGCGGGCGGCGGGCACACCTGGGTGGTCCACCCCGGTGAGTCGATCCAGGCCGCCGTCGACCAGGCGGCGTCCGGCGACACGATCAAGATCGAGGCGGGCACCTACCAGGAGGCCGTCTGCGTCGACCACAAGGGCCTGACCATCGAGGGTGCGGGCCGGGACGCCACGAAGATCGTCTGGCCGGACTGGACGACGCCGGCCGACCTCCCCGACGTCGCGTCGACGCCCTGCTGGGAGGCCCAGAACAGCGTCGACCCCGAGAGCGACCCGAACACGCTCAAGGACGACGTCTCCGGGATCTTCTTCCTCGACCCCGACGAACCGGTCCGGGTGACGTTCCTGTCGACCTGGAACC
Protein-coding regions in this window:
- a CDS encoding alkene reductase is translated as MDLFSPVTIGDLELANRVVMAPLTRMRAGASGVPNDLLVEHYRQRAGVGLVITEGTYPNHESQAFVGQPGIVTDEQVAGWRRVADAVHARGGRIVMQVMQGGRVTHPDTNGGRRVVAPSALAIDGQTHTPKGKQPYPVPHALSVDEARATLQDVVAASRRAVEAGLDGVEIHGANGYLLHEFLSPASNQRDDLYGGSPENRARFVIEVVTAVAAEIGAGRVGLRISPEHNIQDALETDRDDVRATYGALVDALRPLDLAYLSVLHREPAGELVQELRQRFGGPLIANSGFGTVTTRAEAVALIEAAHADAVAVGRAVIANPDLVERWQGEHPENEPNAALFYAPGAEGYTDYPALRAG
- a CDS encoding SRPBCC family protein; the encoded protein is MVDLVRATAVERAVDRPGDDVVPSADVVMDRAFTVPAPPAEVWPWLAQLGKGRAGWYLPRSVERLVPPRRRASRSVDPRWQDLAVGDVIPDYGGPHETFAVTAIEPPRSLVYRSRRGRTDVSWSISLAAEAGGCTRVHLRLRLAPVRHRWLAEIGGGLLDLLTIAGMAAGLRERLRDDGR
- a CDS encoding carboxylesterase/lipase family protein, which translates into the protein MSEATQVRPTVQVEGGRLVGTIDHGVPAFLGIPYAAPPFGPNRMQPPQPAEPWDGERDATAYGPTAPKGDYPPQYAPLFPEITIPGEDVLNLNVWTPDPQATGLPVLVWIHGGSFMNGSGSVAAYRGSSFARDGVVCVTINYRLGAEGFLYLGDGVANVGLLDQIAALQWVQRNIAAFGGDPDRVTVAGESAGSMSITTLLAMPGARGLFRQAVLESGAAAHTLAPDVALTVSRFFAEALGVEPTREAITALPVDQVVAAASALVEEVQTAPDPAKWGSLALSLLPFAPVVDGDTLPEHPLDALAGGASSDVALLVGSNNDEARLFVVPNGAIDFIDEAVLTAAATGYGASDEAVATYRANRADAGHGDVMAAVVSDWFFRIPAIRVAEAHAGPTWMYRFDYWSPSFEGRLGACHATEVPFVFDTLDDVTAHPLIGTSPPQAVADTAHAAWVRFVADGDPGWPQYDTGARTTALIDEQLTVVDDPDGAEREVWTGRR